The Chitinophaga caeni genome segment AAAATTACGCTAAATGGGGATTATCATGAATGAACAGGATTTTGAATTAATAGATCAATACCTTTCAGGTACGATGCCCTCGCAAGAAAAAGAGGAGTTCCTGGAAAGAATAGCGGCTGAACCCGAATTAAAAGCGGCCTTGGAAGAGTGGCAAGCCGCACAGGCAGAGTTACGCCAGTTCTTGAAACCGGATGAAAACCGGGAGCAGCTGCAAAAACACCTTGCAGCACGAAGGGATTTATATTTCTCCCATAAGAAAGCTTCTATTAAAACCGCCAAAGGCTACGTAATATCGGCTTTTGCTACTGCTGCCGTTATCGCGGGTTTACTTTTCTGGTCGCCATGGCAAAAAGATATTACCAAGGAATTTCCACCTACGCATATGATCAGCGCCACGGAAAGGGGCATCGAAAGCAATAATGATCTCGAAGCTGCTGAAAATTTTTATAATGACGGGCAATATGCCAAGGCCATCCCCTTTTTATCGAATCTCTTAGCTAAAGATCCGGAAGATGCTTTCGCACGCTACCACAGGGGTGTTTCTTTCCTGGAAAATAAGCAGTATGAGACTGCCAGGGCGGACTTGTTGATTATCTATAACGGTGAGTCCATCTTCAAATATGAAGGGGCATTCTACATTGCTTTAAGTTACCTCAAACAGAAAGATCGTGAAAAATGTAAAGAGTGGTTGGCCAAGATTCCTGAAAATGCAGGCAATTATTTCAAAGCACAAAGATTATTAAAGGAGTTAAAATAAAACTCCCGGCTTCAAAATCCGGGAGTACATGAAAAGGCCGGCCCACGAAGAGCCCGGCCATTTCATATTCCACGTCTACAGTTATTTTATCCCGAAATGATGGCTTGCATCCCGGGGGTGTTCTTATTCAATTATGGCTTCAGTACGATACATTAACAGGGAAGGACAAATATTTGTTTAATACATTGGCCAATTTTTTTCTTCGTTTAGCCAAAGGCGTTAAAAAGCCACCCCTGCAAACAGAAGTGGCTTATATCAACAAGTAATAAATCTTTATACCGGGTACCTATTTCCCGTCTTCCAAGATCAACTCTATAACGGGTATCACCTGGTTCGGCTTTTGGACAGGTAATAATAATTTTACATCCCCTTCTTGGTAACTGCTATTCTTATCCCAATGCCCGGAACCTTCCGTCATTTTGATCTCCGAATTATCGTGTAAAAACTGTGCATATTTCACTTTCCCTTTATATCCGGGCAGGTTCAACAGGTTTAACGGGTAATCCAGCAAGTGTACATATAGGCGGTTCGTCTTGGGATTATATGTCAATAAAGCATTATCAACCTTGTTGAATTTATCCGGCGCCTGCGTACAACCGTAAATTGAAGGGGAATTAAACTTCATCCAATCGCCCATCGCGGCTAAAGCAGATTGCGCCCTTTCATCGAACATGCCCCTCGCTGTCGGCCCCACGTTCAACAATAAGTTACCACCTTTACTAACCGATTCTATTAACAATCCCAACAATTGCTTCGTATCCTTCCAAGTATTCTCATCGCGGTAATACCCCCATGAGCCGGAAAAAGTTTGGCAAGTTTCCCAATACAGCTTATTACCGTTTGCATCGGTTGGCCATGCCGGAACTTTGTATTGTTCAGGCGTGATAAAATCCCATGCGTCATCGTATTCCTTGAGATCCAACCTGTCATTGATAATGATACCAGGCTGCAACTTGCGCACCATCTTCACTAATTCTATAGAACCCCAATCATCTTTACCCTTACCATGCTTACCGGGGTAAGAGAAATCTAACCAGAGAATGTCGATCTTGCCGTAATTCGTCAACAACTCCCGTACTTGATTCTTCAGGTATTCACGGTATTTAGCCATATCCTTGCCTTTGTTCATCTTCTCATACTCTTCATCGCTGTTGGTGCGTTGCGGGTGATTTCTATCTACGGTAAAATCGGGATGATGCCAATCGATCAGGGAATAATAAAATCCGACTTTTAGTCCCTCGGCTTTGAAGGCATCCACGAACTCTTTTACAAGATCTTTATGAATAGGTGTATTCATCGCCGTATAATCCGTATATTTTGAATCGAACAAGCAAAACCCTTCGTGGTGTTTGGTTGTTAAAACTGCATATTTCATCCCCGCTGCTTTGGCCATTCTAGCCCATTCCGTAGGATTATATAAATCTGGATTGAATATTTCGAAATATTTCTGGTATTGGTCGCTAGTTAACCGTTCCCGGTTTTTCACCCATTCGTGGCGGGCAGGTAGGGCATACAATCCCCAATGGATGAACATCCCGAAACGATCGTATGTCCACCAGGCCAGCCGTTCCTTTTTCTGTGCCGCACTTTCATTAAATAACTTTTTCTGAGCATTCAACCGGGTAAAACTGCTCAAACAAACACATACAAGAAGTAGCCAAAGTTTTGTTTTCATGTGGATCATTTATAATGGTGATGAAAAGAATATGCAAAATACATTAGCGGGGAATTATAAATTGGTATGATTTTGCCTGATCCTAGGAGAAATTTATTGAAAATAAGAGCCCAGTAAAAAAAGATAAAAGCAAATACCCGGGAATATCCCGGTTACCTGCTATATCTAGTTAGATGGGCCCATGATAAGTTGTAAAGTTTCTAGTTATGTCTTGTATGTTATGATTGCCGCCCACTTAATATCTTATACAAGTAAGCAGTAGCGTACCTGGGTCCATAGCCCCGGTATAACGATAACGGTCAAAAACAATGTAAAAAAAACCGGCCTTATCAAATTGCGAGTACCAATAATAGTAACATAGCAACGAGGCTCTTGGTAAATCGCATATTGAATCCACCTTTTTCAGCATAGAAATAACTTTCCTTATACCGATCATATTCGATCGGCGCTCCCAGGTCCTTCATCATCTTCAGAAATTCGTACAAGGTACGCTCCGATATTCTTAGTCGTTTGGCTAGCTGTCCTGGTTTACCGGTACCCTTAATACGGATAAGGTAGTCAATGGTTTGAAGTCGTTCAAAATAACGTTTTGGCATTAGAAAAGGGGCTTAAATGAATAGATGATACAATGATAATTACTGATGCTATACCCGGTGGTAAATTATAACCGGATACTGGAATTATTACAAGCAAAATCTGTTGGTCACACCTTAAAATGGTTAGGATAACAAAAAACAAATGTGTATTAACAGCGGCATGGCAATAACTCAAACAAGCTTAGCGGGGGGTGGTAAACTTACAAACAATGGCATGATGGCCGGCAGTCCCTGCTTATTACCCGCCCGAACAATAGCTGTGCGAACCTGTAAAGCAAACAAGTAATCACCTTTAAAAAGCAACATAGTACTGTGTTTTTAAGGTTTACAACTCCGAAATTATTTTATTATTATTGACAATGCATCCCATTGCTATAATAGATGTATTAATTGTTACGCATGGCTTCATAGTTAAGATAAAAGCTGCCAGTATAAGTAATTAATTAATACAACTAAAAATGTAGCGTCGTCCCAATAATTTCAAATTCATCAATAGCTGGCATACCCCGTATTCATTGATATTCGGTGTAAAAAGGTCATCCAAAAACAATAGTTTGATATCATTCCAAATTTTTAGGGTTATTCCATGTTAGACATATTGTCGATATTTTTGAAAGTTACAACATGCTACTGCAATAGATCAGCAGTCAACAGTAACCCATGAATTTTGATCGCATAAATTTTCTTACTACCTACCAACTACTTAATTTAAGTAAAATAATTGATATTCCGTATGCCGGCAGCAAGATTTGAATACCCGGCAATATTGTTCCCGTATCGATACTGATATAAAGCATACAACCATTAATATAGTAATAACTTGCAAATCAATATTTTCTGATTCCCCTCCATACAATTTTAACAAGAGCGTCCTTGCAACTATTCGAACTTGCAATTGTTATAAACATAAAACCTACAATCATCTTTTTATGAAAAAGTATATCTATGCATATTTCATATTATGCATCTTATCTATCTCTGCTTGTAATACCACGGAGATTACCTCTTCTTGGAAAGCCCAAGATGTTACCTTGAAACATTACGATAAAATATTAGTCGTGGCACTAACCGGGAATAAAGATCGAGATATCAGGGTGAGCGTGGAAACTGCCATGGCAAAAGCATTAAAAGCGCAAGGATTCAATGCCGTAACGGCCTTCCAACAATATGGCCCCAGGATTGAAGATCGTAAAGTGGATGAAGAAAAAGCCGTTGCCCGATTGCGGGAAGATGGCTTCGATGGTGCATTCGTAATACCTTTACTCGATAAATCGAAGGAGAAGCATTATTCCCCCGGATATTATTATTACTCGCCATTTTGGGGCTATTATAATAACTTTTGGTGGTCTTATAATATGATGTATTCCAGGGTATATGATCCTTACTATTATACCACGACAACCAACTATGTATTGGAAGCCAATTTTTATGACTTGTCTGATAAGAAATTACTGTATTCCGCACAGACAAAATCCTTTGATCCGGGTTCCGCTTCTCGGTTAGCATCAGATTTTAGCAAGGTGGTGATCCAGGATATGATGAAGGGAAAGATTATCAACTAGGTTCACGGATTTTTGGGGATTTAGGGATTTCACGGATTTTTTTTGAGCTATTGCTTTGGTTTAAATCCTTACCCTCAATTCCCCCCTGCCGGATGTGGGTCGCGACCCACATCCAACATCCCAAATCCTACATCCCAAATCCCAAATCCCACAACCCACAACACACAACCGGCAGGCATAAATTTTGAATCTCAAATTATTTTTCATAGTATGTAGGAGATATTGAAATCTTAGAACAGGTTGATTTACAATCGGTAATTTCCTATTATGAAAATAAAAAATGCTATTAGAGTTTTAAGTTGTTGGATCCTGTCGACCTCGGTTTTTGGTACGCCCGTTGTTTGGGGACAACAAAAAATCGATCCTTCAAATACATTATTTTTTAAAGAGCCGGCTCAACATTTTTACGAGGCGCTACCATTAGGAAATGGATCCTTGGGAGCTTTGGTATTTGGAGGCCCGAACCATGATAGGATCGTATTAAATGAAAAAACATTATGGTCGGGCGGGGTTCAAGATCCTGATAGGGAAAATGCATATCAATCGTTAGCCAAAATTCAGGAATATTTAATTGCAGGAGATAACAAATCTGCACAGGATTTATTGCAAAAAAACTTCGTTGCCAAGGGACAAGGTTCAGGATTTGGTAACGGGGCAAATGTTCCTTACGGCTGTTACCAAGTTTTAGCCGATTGTTTTATCGATTGGAAAGACACTACTAACGCATATACTAACTATAAAAGATATTTATACCTCGACAGCTCTATTGTCATTACTTCATGGGAACGCGATGGCATTAAATTTCAACAAGATATTTTTTCGTCTATCCCTGCCAAAGTGATTGCAATCAAATTAAAGGCCTCGGAAAAGGGGGCGCTCAATTTTACGGTGGGCCTGCACAGGAAAGAACATGCCAAGGTTAGTGCAAGCGGCAACCAGGTTACCTTGGATGGCCAGCTTCCCAACGGGGATAAAGCCGGGATGAAGTTTGCCAGCGTATTGAAAGCGAGCTTGAAGTCCGGACAAATTAAAGTTGTGTCTGATAAGCTGGAGATTTCCAATGCAGATGAAGTATTATTAATTATAGGGGCAGCAACCGATTACAATATTAAAAACGTGGCGAAACCTGGGCCCAAGCCGCTGCCACAAGTGATGCGGGATGTGAAAAAGGCATCCAAAGAAACATTCGACAAGCTATTTGTTGAACACCTTTCCCGTTTTAAATATTATTATGATAAAGCTTCCTTTAAATTGAATGCTTCCGAACCCGGAACCGGGGCATTATCTACCCCTGAAAGACTGGTGAGGTATGCCGACAATAACGACGATCCGCAATTACCCGTTTTATATTACAACTTCGGCAGGTACCTGCTCATTTCAAGCTCTTTACCCGGATCATTGCCAGCCAATTTGCAAGGAATTTGGGCCGAAGAATATCAAACCCCTTGGAATGGTGATTACCATTTGAATATTAATATCCAGATGAATTATTGGCTAGCAGAAGCGAACGGGTTAGGCGATTTGACTTTGCCACTCCATGAATTTACCCGCTCCCTCGTGGAACCGGGCAAGAAAACTGCCAAAGCTTATTACGATGCCCCGGGATGGGTAGCGCACGTTATTGCCAATCCATGGGGTTTCACTGCTCCAGGTGAAGGCGCCGGTTGGGGCTCTACCCTAACCGGGGGCGCTTGGTTGACCGAGCATATCTGGGAACATTATAATTTTACAAGGGATACTGATTTCTTAAAAAAATATTACCCGGTATTGAAAGAAGCAGCCCTGTTTTTCTCTTCAATACTCATCGAAGAACCGAAACACCATTGGCTCGTTACCGCACCTTCAAATTCGCCGGAAAACACTTATGTTATGCCCAATGGCTTCAAAGGCCAAACTTGCATGGGCCCTACCATGGACATGCAGATATGCCGGGAATTGTTTAACAATACCATCCAAGCAGCGGCAATATTGAATGTGGACAGCAAATTTTCGGAGCGTTTAAAAAATATCATCCCGCGATTAGCGCCCAATCAAATCGGTGCAGCAGGTGATTTAAATGAATGGTTAGATGATTGGGCCGATGGGGAACCCCAACATAGGCATGTATCACATCTTTACGGTTTACATCCCTATGATGAGATCACTACCTGGGATACCCCGGAACTAGCTAAGGCTGTAAAAGAAACATTACGCCAAAGGGGCGATGGTGGTACCGGTTGGTCGAAAGCGTGGAAAATTAACTTTTGGGCAAGGTTAGGAGATGGAGATCATGCCTTGAAATTATTACATCAACTTTTGCATCCGGTGGCTATTCCGGGCAACCATATTCAATATTCTGGCGGTGGCACTTATGCCAACCTATTCTGCGCCCACCCCCCATTCCAAATTGATGGCAACTTGGGAGGCACGGCCGGCATCACGGAAATGCTCCTTCAAAGCCAGGGTAAAAATCAAACTATACGTATATTACCGGCTTTACCAACACAGGCAAGCTGGCAGGCAGGAAGTGTTAAAGGCCTCAGGGCTCGCGGCGCCTTCCAGCTAGACTTTAACTGGGCAAATGGCCAACTGCAAAAAGGAGATATTTATTCACTAAAAGGAAATGAATGCTCCCTTTACTTGCCGGAAAATTTTTACGTGATAGATGAGGATAACGAGATCATGGCTAAAAAAGTTCCTTATGCAAGGATCGTTACATTCCCGACCCAATCATTAAAACATTATAAAATTATCTCTGAATTTGAACGTTAATCCAGGGTCAGCAATATTTTTTAGCGGGATAATGTTTTTTATCCCGCTTTGTATTTACAATCGATTAACAAGTTCTACCCGGTAAACACCCCCGCTACTAAGGGAACCACCAGCACATTAACCGTTGGTTTACAAATATTTCATAGCCCCGAACAGGAAATCTACGCAATGGGTACCTCCGTATATGAACTTAGCATAGCAGAACTTGTTATATTTACTTAAACAGGTAGGTATCCTGTTGATACCCCGTAAGTATTAGGAAGTTATGAAAATGATTACACGTCGATACATTTTATCCCTCCTGCTGCTTTTTACCGGCATCGCCGGGTTCGGGCAGGACAGCTTGAAACAAATATCAAGGGCCCCGGTATTATTCGAGAATGACACGCTGTTTTATATCAATTATGCCCCGAACAACATCAGCGTTACTGAAAGAGCGGAACTAATCAGCAACCGTATAGAGAAGGTTTACGGTATCAATAATTTCAAAGCAAATGACCTCAATTTACAACAAGACAGCGCCTTTAGCAGTATCCGGTATAAGGATCTCACCATCATGACAATTACGGATGAAGATGCACAGATAAATGATCTTGACCGGGAATCTTTAGCAAAGAATTATTTCAATGCTATTAAAGGTAAGCTGGATCAATACGCACAATTCAAGGATATCCGCAACGTCTTGCTTTTCATAGCAGAAGCCATGGCGGTAATCCTCGGGCTCGTCTTATTAATATGGTTAATCAACAGATTTTTTAGAAAGTTTTTATACCGCTTTTTATTAAAACAGAAATACCCGGCTTTTTCCCTCGGAAATTACACGATCCTTTCTCCTGGGAAGGTAGGGGCATTAGTCCGCCAGGCCTTAAAATTACTGCGCCTGGTGATTATATTGATCGCAATCTATTTTGCGTTACCGATACTATTTAACATTTTTCCCTGGACGCAGCCATTAGCCGAAAAGCTAATCAATTACGTCGTGGCGCCGATAAAGAAAATATTACATGCCATCGTAAATTACATTCCTAACTTACTTACGATCTTCGTTATATACTTGTTTACAAGGTACGTTGTAAGGGCTGTAAAGTTCCTGGCAACGGAAGTAGAGCGCGGCATCTTAAAAATTAACGGTTTTTATGCAGATTGGGCGCAACCTACTTTCAAGATTGTAAAAGTATTGCTTTACACCTTGATGTTTGTAGCAATATTTCCTTATTTACCCGGTTCACAAAGCAAGGTATTTCAAGGGGTTTCCGTATTTCTCGGTATCCTGATCTCCCTGGGCTCTTCCTCTGCAATAAGTAACATGATTGCCGGGGTTGTTATAACATATATGCGGCCTTTCAGAATAGGTGACCGTATCAAGGTCGGTGAAGTAATGGGTGATGTTATCGAAAAAACATTATTAGTTACCCGTTTGAGAACGATCAAGAACGAAGAAATCACCATTCCAAATGCGATTATCCTAAGCGGGCAAACCATCAACTATACAGTGGCATGCCATGAAAGCAAGGGCTTAATTTTACATACCACGGTCACTATCGGGTATGATGTACCTTGGCGGCAAGTTCACGATTTGTTGATAAATGCCGCGTTGAAAACCCAGGGCATCATACCGGATCCGAAACCGTTCGTATTACAAACGTCCTTGGAAGATTATTATCCTTCTTACCAATTAAATGCCTATACGGATGACGCTTCGAAAATGGCTTTGACTTACTCGTTATTGCATCAATCCATCCAAGATACCTTTAATGAAGCAGGCGTAGAAATCATGTCGCCACATTATACCGCCCTTAGGGATGGTAACACTGCTGCCATGCCGGAAGACAGCCGTCCTAAAGGAGAACCGTCTACATTTAAGATTCATATCACGAAGAAGACAGAATAAAAAAACGCGAGTAAAAACCCGCGTTAAAATAAATGGTCACAGATGGGGTACAATGGAAGTATTGATGCAATTGTGTAAAACGCTTTTATCTTCTTAGAAGAATTTTCCGCCGTTTTCCCGCTCGGTAGATTTTACTTGCACTGCCAGTAACAACACGAGGATCAGTAATAAAACAACACCCCCGTAACCCAGGAAAAATTCCCAGTTAGAAGCCTCCACGGGTACGTAAGCAGGCGTTAGTTGCCCAGGTCTCGCGAATGGCGCTTTCGCTACTATCACTTCTGTTTCCTTCTTAACAAAATCGAGTATGGCGGCAACCTGCTCCTTCGTAATATCAGGATGGTCGGGCATTGCCACCTGGTTAAATTCATTATACAGTTTCAATGCGTCCTTGTCGCCGGCCTGGATCATTTTTTGAGATCCATGGATGAAATTTTCAATCCATTCTACGGTACGCCGGTCGGTAACCCCGGCCAATGCCGGCCCAACCAGTTTCTTATTTACATTATGACAAGATGCGCAACGTGCATTAAAAATTTGCCGTCCTTCTTCAACGGGATCTGCTGCGAATGACCGTAATGCTAAACTGCATACGAAAATCAGCAGGAATAGCTTTTTATAGTTCATGTTCCAATTTTTTAATATCGTGAATGAGTTGATTAACCGCTTGAGGATCTGTCCCGGTATAGTATCCCCGGATTTGTCCCCGCGGATCCAAGACAATTAGCTGCTCACTATGAATAAAATCCGAGGGGCCACCATCACCATCGGTAGCCGTAATTTTGAAACCGTTTCTTGCCAACCGGTATAAGCGCGGCTTATCACCCGTCACCAATTTCCATTGCCGTCCATCTACCCCGTACCTTTCAGCAAACCTGCGCAATACTATTGCAGTATCATAATTTGGATCAACGGAGAAAGAACGGAATTGTACCAGGTCATCGTCCACGAAAGCATCTCTTACACGTTTAACCTGCTTCATCATCTTGGGACAAACGACCGGGCAACGTGTAAAGAAATAATTAACGATGACAATTTTATCCCTGCTATCATTTAAGCTGGTAGCGTGTTCATCCTGGTCATAAAGCACATAGTTGTGTAACAGGGCAGTATCTCCTTGTATTTCCCAAGCGGGAAAAGTGCTGTATACCGGCAATGCTACGTAGCGATTTTCGTATGCTGTAACAGCCAACCAGGCCAATACAGGTACTAATACTATGATTAATACCCATATTGTTTTTTGCTGTAGCAATAGTTTCTTCATCTGAAAATCATTTTAACCTCGTTCTGAAATTTTTACATATCCTTCATCAAATACCTGGTGTGGGGCTGCTTGGCAAATGTGGCGGCGCTCCCGGTCCTCCAAATCTCAATACATCCAATAATGTAGGGATGTAAGCGATCATGATAATGATGACCATCATCACCAACCATGGTTTGAAGCTGTTAAACAATGGAATGTATTTTTCGTCGTGGTAAGAGCTCGTATCAGGAAATACTAAACTTGATTCGGTAGCTTTCTTACTGAAACAAGTCCCGAAGAAGACGATGAAGTAACACATGCCGGCCGCGAACATGATAATTCCACCGGCTAATGCCAACATCGTTGAAGGAACCCATTGCGGGTGGTACAATTCGTGCCCGGGATTCAAGTAGGTCATGCCCAGGTTAGTCCTGCGCGGTTCTCCCATCAGGCCGCCGTACATCAAACCGCTTGAAAAAATCAGTACGCCGATGAGCCACAAATAGGGAACGATCACATTTAACTTGGGTAAAAATATTTTCTTACCTGTTAAGCCGTTCAGCATAAATAAACTCATGCCGATCATGGCTAAGAACACCGGCCCCGCAACGGTCATATGAAAGTGCCCGGGCAGCCAGGCTGTATTATGTACCACGTTGTTCAATGCATAAGATGCATTTACGATACCCGTTAAACCACCGAAGATGAACAAGATCAACCCGGCGATAAGGTAACCGAACATATAATTATTCTGATCGAGGTAGGGCAACTTGTTAACCCAACCCAACAATCCCTTGGCGCCCCGTTTCCAACCGGCATATTCTAACGATGCGGCTAACGTGAAAGCCGTGATGAAACTTGGAACCGCCACACCGAAAGTTAAAAGGGTTGATACCCATTTAGAACTTTGGCTGATATTGGGATCGCTGAATTGGTGATGCACTCCCACCGGAACAGATAAGAGTAAGAATAAGAAGAAAGCAATTCTCCCGGCATTATCGGAATACAATTTTCCACCTGCCCATTTTGGCAGCATCGTGTAAAACATGATGTACGCGGGCAATAACCAGAAGTACACCAAGGCATGCCCGAAAAACCAAAAGAGGGTTCTCGCCAAGGTAACATCTACAGTTGCTTTATAGCCCATGGCCCAGGGCAATAACAGTACCAACACTTCGTAAGCTACCGCTAGGGTACAAACGAACCATATAATAAAATTCACCAATGTTCCCAGCACTGCCAAAGGTATTTTTTCACCCCGGTGTTCTTTCTTCCATCCCAGGTATACCACCATCCAATCAAATAAAGGCACCCAAGATCCCACGATCAGCATGGCTGTACCGATGTAAAATAATGGGTGCGCTTTTAAAGGGGGATAGAAAGTATATAAAACGGATGCTTTACCTGCTAACATCGCATATGCTGCCAATAGGGTTCCTGTCACCATCAGGATCAAGCTGATCCACGAAGCCCTTTTATTGGGTTCTTTTTTTAAGTAATAGGCTATTGTTGCATGACCGAAAGCCACGGCAAAAAAGGTGGTCAGCACGATGGCATTGATAACGCCGTGCAAGGTAAGACCTTGGTAATAATCCAGCTTCACAGCGGATGATTGGTGGATAACCCCGGCCCTGTAAACAGTTTGCATTAAACCATGGTAAATCCCTAGTATTAATAAGGTAATGGGAACAAAAAGTTCGATCAGTATAACATTTTTAAGGGAACGACTTACTTTCATACGATTAGAGTTTATTGTTGGTCGGGATAATTGACGATAACTTCGGCCTGCATATTCTGGTGACCGATTCCGCAATATTCATGGCAGGTAATTTTATA includes the following:
- a CDS encoding mechanosensitive ion channel family protein, with amino-acid sequence MKMITRRYILSLLLLFTGIAGFGQDSLKQISRAPVLFENDTLFYINYAPNNISVTERAELISNRIEKVYGINNFKANDLNLQQDSAFSSIRYKDLTIMTITDEDAQINDLDRESLAKNYFNAIKGKLDQYAQFKDIRNVLLFIAEAMAVILGLVLLIWLINRFFRKFLYRFLLKQKYPAFSLGNYTILSPGKVGALVRQALKLLRLVIILIAIYFALPILFNIFPWTQPLAEKLINYVVAPIKKILHAIVNYIPNLLTIFVIYLFTRYVVRAVKFLATEVERGILKINGFYADWAQPTFKIVKVLLYTLMFVAIFPYLPGSQSKVFQGVSVFLGILISLGSSSAISNMIAGVVITYMRPFRIGDRIKVGEVMGDVIEKTLLVTRLRTIKNEEITIPNAIILSGQTINYTVACHESKGLILHTTVTIGYDVPWRQVHDLLINAALKTQGIIPDPKPFVLQTSLEDYYPSYQLNAYTDDASKMALTYSLLHQSIQDTFNEAGVEIMSPHYTALRDGNTAAMPEDSRPKGEPSTFKIHITKKTE
- a CDS encoding HTH domain-containing protein produces the protein MPKRYFERLQTIDYLIRIKGTGKPGQLAKRLRISERTLYEFLKMMKDLGAPIEYDRYKESYFYAEKGGFNMRFTKSLVAMLLLLVLAI
- a CDS encoding cytochrome c: MNYKKLFLLIFVCSLALRSFAADPVEEGRQIFNARCASCHNVNKKLVGPALAGVTDRRTVEWIENFIHGSQKMIQAGDKDALKLYNEFNQVAMPDHPDITKEQVAAILDFVKKETEVIVAKAPFARPGQLTPAYVPVEASNWEFFLGYGGVVLLLILVLLLAVQVKSTERENGGKFF
- a CDS encoding cbb3-type cytochrome c oxidase subunit I, whose amino-acid sequence is MKVSRSLKNVILIELFVPITLLILGIYHGLMQTVYRAGVIHQSSAVKLDYYQGLTLHGVINAIVLTTFFAVAFGHATIAYYLKKEPNKRASWISLILMVTGTLLAAYAMLAGKASVLYTFYPPLKAHPLFYIGTAMLIVGSWVPLFDWMVVYLGWKKEHRGEKIPLAVLGTLVNFIIWFVCTLAVAYEVLVLLLPWAMGYKATVDVTLARTLFWFFGHALVYFWLLPAYIMFYTMLPKWAGGKLYSDNAGRIAFFLFLLLSVPVGVHHQFSDPNISQSSKWVSTLLTFGVAVPSFITAFTLAASLEYAGWKRGAKGLLGWVNKLPYLDQNNYMFGYLIAGLILFIFGGLTGIVNASYALNNVVHNTAWLPGHFHMTVAGPVFLAMIGMSLFMLNGLTGKKIFLPKLNVIVPYLWLIGVLIFSSGLMYGGLMGEPRRTNLGMTYLNPGHELYHPQWVPSTMLALAGGIIMFAAGMCYFIVFFGTCFSKKATESSLVFPDTSSYHDEKYIPLFNSFKPWLVMMVIIIMIAYIPTLLDVLRFGGPGAPPHLPSSPTPGI
- a CDS encoding alpha-L-fucosidase yields the protein MKTKLWLLLVCVCLSSFTRLNAQKKLFNESAAQKKERLAWWTYDRFGMFIHWGLYALPARHEWVKNRERLTSDQYQKYFEIFNPDLYNPTEWARMAKAAGMKYAVLTTKHHEGFCLFDSKYTDYTAMNTPIHKDLVKEFVDAFKAEGLKVGFYYSLIDWHHPDFTVDRNHPQRTNSDEEYEKMNKGKDMAKYREYLKNQVRELLTNYGKIDILWLDFSYPGKHGKGKDDWGSIELVKMVRKLQPGIIINDRLDLKEYDDAWDFITPEQYKVPAWPTDANGNKLYWETCQTFSGSWGYYRDENTWKDTKQLLGLLIESVSKGGNLLLNVGPTARGMFDERAQSALAAMGDWMKFNSPSIYGCTQAPDKFNKVDNALLTYNPKTNRLYVHLLDYPLNLLNLPGYKGKVKYAQFLHDNSEIKMTEGSGHWDKNSSYQEGDVKLLLPVQKPNQVIPVIELILEDGK
- a CDS encoding tetratricopeptide repeat protein — translated: MNEQDFELIDQYLSGTMPSQEKEEFLERIAAEPELKAALEEWQAAQAELRQFLKPDENREQLQKHLAARRDLYFSHKKASIKTAKGYVISAFATAAVIAGLLFWSPWQKDITKEFPPTHMISATERGIESNNDLEAAENFYNDGQYAKAIPFLSNLLAKDPEDAFARYHRGVSFLENKQYETARADLLIIYNGESIFKYEGAFYIALSYLKQKDREKCKEWLAKIPENAGNYFKAQRLLKELK
- a CDS encoding SCO family protein, which codes for MKKLLLQQKTIWVLIIVLVPVLAWLAVTAYENRYVALPVYSTFPAWEIQGDTALLHNYVLYDQDEHATSLNDSRDKIVIVNYFFTRCPVVCPKMMKQVKRVRDAFVDDDLVQFRSFSVDPNYDTAIVLRRFAERYGVDGRQWKLVTGDKPRLYRLARNGFKITATDGDGGPSDFIHSEQLIVLDPRGQIRGYYTGTDPQAVNQLIHDIKKLEHEL
- a CDS encoding glycoside hydrolase family 95 protein; amino-acid sequence: MKIKNAIRVLSCWILSTSVFGTPVVWGQQKIDPSNTLFFKEPAQHFYEALPLGNGSLGALVFGGPNHDRIVLNEKTLWSGGVQDPDRENAYQSLAKIQEYLIAGDNKSAQDLLQKNFVAKGQGSGFGNGANVPYGCYQVLADCFIDWKDTTNAYTNYKRYLYLDSSIVITSWERDGIKFQQDIFSSIPAKVIAIKLKASEKGALNFTVGLHRKEHAKVSASGNQVTLDGQLPNGDKAGMKFASVLKASLKSGQIKVVSDKLEISNADEVLLIIGAATDYNIKNVAKPGPKPLPQVMRDVKKASKETFDKLFVEHLSRFKYYYDKASFKLNASEPGTGALSTPERLVRYADNNDDPQLPVLYYNFGRYLLISSSLPGSLPANLQGIWAEEYQTPWNGDYHLNINIQMNYWLAEANGLGDLTLPLHEFTRSLVEPGKKTAKAYYDAPGWVAHVIANPWGFTAPGEGAGWGSTLTGGAWLTEHIWEHYNFTRDTDFLKKYYPVLKEAALFFSSILIEEPKHHWLVTAPSNSPENTYVMPNGFKGQTCMGPTMDMQICRELFNNTIQAAAILNVDSKFSERLKNIIPRLAPNQIGAAGDLNEWLDDWADGEPQHRHVSHLYGLHPYDEITTWDTPELAKAVKETLRQRGDGGTGWSKAWKINFWARLGDGDHALKLLHQLLHPVAIPGNHIQYSGGGTYANLFCAHPPFQIDGNLGGTAGITEMLLQSQGKNQTIRILPALPTQASWQAGSVKGLRARGAFQLDFNWANGQLQKGDIYSLKGNECSLYLPENFYVIDEDNEIMAKKVPYARIVTFPTQSLKHYKIISEFER